One segment of Dermochelys coriacea isolate rDerCor1 chromosome 27, rDerCor1.pri.v4, whole genome shotgun sequence DNA contains the following:
- the FAM187A gene encoding LOW QUALITY PROTEIN: Ig-like V-type domain-containing protein FAM187A (The sequence of the model RefSeq protein was modified relative to this genomic sequence to represent the inferred CDS: deleted 4 bases in 3 codons): MEMRLVGIAILLGMADVLHAFAIMEKEDVFRKTPCPAFLMFDNAAYLADMSFELPCKCKPEEVTSVVWYFQKSRGSQQTKVLTDFDGTMFLDSGHIRMGSHMLKRFSIRMFSSSVFRAQVEDSGHYLCSTKEGDFFYGYDVDVQPSKAITVAFEDRNQHPQKDYTERHFSVFTTFWDWTKCDRCGVRGEQRRIGLCYVKSAYLYPRYRTVPTGVVSCGSRSVPGRFQGTIRLRKPEVIIRSCLMPCVKRKDPEEGVLSISNLIAKVSQKPWLPKVPIQFHKQYLGSGLIIACPGARPEHAVAWDKDSTRLNRTSFLTGVNKSMRVFIDHGNHLHIRFTQLDDRGTYYCWREGQMVAGFRLSVGFQGDHKRTLDDPETRYAIKAILTSYVSHHHGVSSASTSAALLLAFRCTPMG, encoded by the exons ATGGAGATGAGGCTGGTTGGAATTGCCATTCTCCTTGGGATGGCAGATGTTCTCCATGCTTTTGCAATCATGGAGAAGGAAGATGTATTCAGGAAAACACCCTGCCCGGCCTTCCTGATGTTTGACAATGCTGCCTACTTGGCTGACATGAGTTTTGAGCTCCCTTGTAAGTGCAAGCCAGAGGAGGTCACCTCAGTAGTGTGGTACTTCCAGAAGAGCAGGGGCAGCCAGCAGACCAAGGTCTTAACAGACTTTGATGGAACCATGTTCTTGGACTCAGGCCACATCCGCATGGGCAGCCACATGCTGAAGCGCTTCAGCATTAGGATGTTC TCCTCATCAGTCTTCCGGGCCCAGGTGGAGGATTCAGGCCACTATCTCTGTAGTACCAAGGAAGGGGACTTCTTCTATGGCTATGATGTGGATGTGCAGCCCTCCAAGGCCATCACTGTGGCCTTTGAGGACAGGAACCAGCACCCACAGAAGGATTATACAGAGAGGCATTTCAGCGTG TTCACCACCTTCTGGGACTGGACCAAGTGTGACCGCTGTGGGGTGAGAGGCGAGCAACGGAGAATTGGCCTCTGCTACGTGAAAAGCGCCTACCTCTACCCCAGGTACCGTACAGTCCCGACAGGCGTGGTGTCCTGTGGCTCAAGATCTGTCCCCGGGCGCTTCCAGGGCACCATCCGTCTCAGGAAACCTGAGGTTATCATCCGAAGCTGCCTGATGCCTTGTGTAAAGAGAAAGGACCCTGAGGAAGGAGTGCTGTCCATCTCCAATCTCATTGCAAAGGTTAGCCAGAAACCCTGGCTGCCCAAAGTCCCCATTCAGTTCCACAAGCAGTACCTTGGCAGTGGTCTGATAATTGCTTGCCCCGGGGCCAGGCCAGAGCATGCAGTGGCGTGGGACAAAGATTCGACTCGACTG AACCGCACCAGCTTCCTCACTGGGGTCAACAAAAGCATGCGGGTCTTCATTGACCATGGCAACCACCTGCACATTCGATTTACCCAGCTGGATGACAGGGGCACTTACTACTGCTGGCGTGAGGGGCAAATGGTTGCTGGCTTCCGGCTTTCCGTGGGGTTCCAAGGTGACCATAAGCGAACCCTTGATGACCCTGAGACGAGATATGCCATCAAGGCCATCCTCACAAGCTATGTCTCTCATCACCATGGTGTTTCGTCGGCATCCACGTCAGCCGCTCTGCTGTTAGCGTTCAGATGCACTCCCATGGGGTAG